In the Oncorhynchus keta strain PuntledgeMale-10-30-2019 chromosome 32, Oket_V2, whole genome shotgun sequence genome, atgcagctggtggccacaccagatactgactgttacttttgattttgaccctccctttgttcagggacacattattccatttctgttagtcacatgtctgtggaacttgttcagtttatgtctcagttgttgaatcttgttgtgtaaatatttgtgtgaacatatgttatgtttgctgaaaataaatgcagttgacagtgagaggacgtctctttttttgctgagtttgtttCTCCTTTGGTTCTATCCCTAGGCGTTAACTGTTTCTTTTCCAGTGTTGATGTCTGTTCGCTACTCGTGTTTCTGATTTTGTTCTATGTTCATTCAGTTATTAAatacactccctgaacttgcttcccaactCCCAGCGTACGCGTTACACATATGAAATGTAACATACACTATCATATTCTAAATTGTGTTGGATTTACGttcagaataatacaaaatgctgtGAGAGGGGGTTGTGTGAATCTACATCACACCTTAGAATGGAGATTGGAGAACCAAACACAGCAGGGCTAGACTCATTCTGTTCTTGAAAACCAGACCAACGTTGTAGGCTATAAAGTAGGCAAACATCTTAATTGTTGAGGGGATTTTAAAAATGGCACTGTCATGTagcaacagctaacagctaacatgCATAAACAGCAAGCAGAGCTACTACGCCCCCAATATTTGCCACATCCATATGGTCTACAAGGTGACAGCTGCTCCTTCAGTCAGGAAGAGATGAGTGAAGAGAGAGGCCTGCCTATGTTAGTCAAATGAAGGGAACGTAGCCCTGGTGACAAAAATGCAAGCTTTGCAACTTTTTTCAGGTGGACGCGATGCAGCGAGACTCCCCTGAAGTCTGCCAGTGCAGCGCCAGGATGATGCACAAAGAGTCATCACTGTGAACATGACACAAAATGTCAAATAGACCAGGCTCAGCAGAATTGTTAAGCGCTCTCCTGCGGGACGCTCAGACTGAGGACGAAGATAACATGAAAGGAGAGTTCTTCGTGGAGGTTTCACCTTATCAAGCACACCTCAGCCGGGTGTCCTTGAGTCCCGCTATCTGGGGTTTCACTTTCAGATAGCATGTCTAGCAGGGAAAAAAACTCCTTGTTGTTTGAAAGGGAAAGGGTCCAACTCtgatgtaaataaataaaaacataggGTACAAAGGTGTATGGTGTGAGATTATCCCCTTCATTCAATTCACAACGATTGTACATCCCCCTAAGAAAAGTCAGCGAAAACGTAAACAACATCAATGcagaagtcaacatacaagtgtaagcAAAAACTAATGCAAATAAGTTACATAATATATATGACGGCACAAACATGTCTTGTAAAGagtaaatatgtttttgtttggttatctTTTGAAAATGgcagaaataaaacattttccttcttcagaagttccagctaggcaggctaacTTTAGTTAGCTAATCAGtttgctagctatcatacagtgGGCGTATatattaatatttatttatttaatataagtagacatgcactCATCATTGACTCTAGTGCATATAATAAAGTACCCACAAGCTACTGGTGGCTAAAAACACAATCATCGGGGGATGAATGAGGGACGAAATCCCAGCCAAGGGTGGTCCATTTAAGaatcattccttcctccctcacccCTTGTCCAGCAAGTGTATACTCGTCAGAAGTGTCCACTTCATTTGAGagggagggaatagggtgtgtcttttaagtgtttggacaGTGACCCTAGGCTACTTTTCCTTTCCCTGACACAAGAGGAGCATTCGAGGTTACCTTCTAAACATTGTGGTGTAGTGCAGCCTAAAACGAAAACAATATGCTATGCTGGTTCAATATTATTGTGCCTACTTTAACACACAAAATGAACTATTTTCCGAACTTTCAGTGGGAAAACTGGTAAACCCACAGTTGCACCTGCGTCTCTATAGCATTTCCCGCCCTTTGAATACAGGTAATTATCACAGTTTCCACTCCTTGTGCTCCGTGTCATATGCCAAAGAGCCTGGCCTTTCGGTAATTTCAATGTTCAAAATGCAGTTGGACAATGAGTGGAAACAGACTGATACCCAGACTAGAATTAATATTCCGAAGATGGAATATGCCATTGTCATACCTTCAGTTTAGACACATCCaaaatctatttttttttatcacaATCATGATTGTGTTTACAAATGTAAAAACCAATGCACACAGGCTCAATATGGCTGATCTCAGATCTGCACTTAGAAGCGACAGGACCTGCAGCGTCATTTCATTCTTTAGTGGCAAGTGCGCATGTGCGAAATTTAGAGAGGGACGCTTGAGAAACTGCAGACGATATCAATGCTTATAATTAACAGCCTTCAATAAAGGTTAGTATTGAAGTTCATGGCAAACGGATCCAAACAGGCACACGGTGAGAAATATTTCACCACTATTTAGAAAATCTATCGGTATCTGACTTTTTCTTCGAACAAGCGTAGCTATAGCAGCAGCCTGACATCGATGTGTTAGTGCGGCCTCGGAATATCCTAGTTCTGCTTGCCGATATGAAATGCCACAGCAGCAGGGCGAGACTTTAGCTCTTCAGCCTGCATTAGCCCAGTAGAAGTTTATCTAACACAAAACAAGTCTGAGATTCTGGTTGTTGTAATGGAGAGCTTGGTCAAAGTTGTCGAATTAAAACTTGGTCAAAATGTTCTTGTACTTTCATTATGCTGTATTTTGACTTAATGCCAGCGATATATGCTTGAGAATACTCTTTGAAAATGTTTATTTTCCAATAGAATAATCATGTGCCGTAATGTTTACTTTTCTCAATGTGTTACTTATATGTCTTTTTTTGTTTCAGGACAGAAAGAACCATGTCAACTCAGCCTCTCATCAGATCAAAGCAGACAGAGAAATCAATCAATGGAATATCCACACAGGTTGTTTGCACAGAATTCAGTAACTACATATTTATAGTTCTCACACAGTATGGAAAGATTGGCACTTTAGTATCAGTCACACCTGACTCCAGATCAGGTGATATCAGCACTTCCATGTTCACCACTAAAGTATTGCTGGGAAAAGAAGAGGTAAGCAGCTAGA is a window encoding:
- the LOC118384784 gene encoding proteasome assembly chaperone 3-like isoform X2, encoding MSTQPLIRSKQTEKSINGISTQVVCTEFSNYIFIVLTQYGKIGTLVSVTPDSRSGDISTSMFTTKVLLGKEEALTHVCAKNLATFVSQEAGNRPVLLGLALKDSSIEAIKAMKDVIKSCQVW
- the LOC118384784 gene encoding proteasome assembly chaperone 3-like isoform X1; the protein is MANGSKQAHERTMSTQPLIRSKQTEKSINGISTQVVCTEFSNYIFIVLTQYGKIGTLVSVTPDSRSGDISTSMFTTKVLLGKEEALTHVCAKNLATFVSQEAGNRPVLLGLALKDSSIEAIKAMKDVIKSCQVW